Genomic window (Helianthus annuus cultivar XRQ/B chromosome 3, HanXRQr2.0-SUNRISE, whole genome shotgun sequence):
TAACTAAAAACTGAATTAAACTAAACgaaacatatacaaactatacacgaataAAGGATATATTTTACAATACATCACCCAACTATTTGCCATTGCCCACCAATAGtccaaatttaaaaaataaccacGGTCTCCAATGGACACTggctaacagaaccctaacgccgttagttTCCGGTCgctggaaaaacgtttttggccaGAAAAAGGTTCCTAAATGTCCGATTTAAAGTTACAAAGACGTTTGGGACGAAAATCATAAATTTTCCATCTAAAAAGTTGAGTTTTGGGGCTAAAAAGAAGTTCTCCAGCGAAAAAAAGAGTTTTCCGGCGACCTCAATAATTGaggcttttactagaaaaaagtTTCTAAAGGTCCATAATAAGGTTACAgagaggtttgggacgaaaagGTTGAGTTATCCGGCTAaaaatgagttttccggccaaaaacgcTTTTCCGGCGACCAGAGACTAAAAACGTTGGGGTTctgttaggggctgtttgtttacctcttaatgaggcacttaatggtttagacctcttactggttcagcacttaatggtttagactgtttgtttaACGAggagatgtctgaatggttcagacatttgcctctgaatggttaagcattatacagagtctgaatggttaagacctctaatctgaattttTCAGACATTTGTCtgtgaacggttaagcattatacagactcttaatggttaagacctcttactagttcagcacttaatggttcagacctcttactggttcagcacttaacaaTTCAAATGTTGTCAAATAGCCCCTTAGTCATGTTACACTAGAGACCAATATATTAATAGTTGGGACTATCaatggttatttttgaagttgagactGTTGACGGCCAACATGAgaaatagttgagattattaaaatccaatattccttatTTTTTTACAATCATATTTGGATAATGGATAAAGAAAGAAGATTTCCCTACTGGTATCCATCATGTTCGCAACTTCGGCTACCCATCATTCCCTTGTCAATTGTCCGGGTTTTTTTCGACACCTCACTGGAGGCCAATATATTAATAGTTGGGACTGGCAATGGTTATTTTTGAATTTGGGACTGTTTGCGGCCAACGACAAAAATAGTTGAGATTAATTATTAAATCCAATATTCCTTATCTTTTTTACAATCATATATGGATAATGGATAAAGAAAGAAGATTTCCCTGCTGGTACCCATCATGTTCGCAACTTCAGGTACCCATCATTCCCTTGTCGATTGTCCGGGTTGTTGTCGAACACCTCTACACGTCCTTGGTAAGGGTGGCACCCCCAACCCCTAATATTGCCTCGTAGTTCCCAAGTCCGAAGCCGCAATACCACTTCGTGATCCCGAGTTTAATGCATAACGGGTGTTTAGCCCAAGGGTTCGCTTAGTGCATAGGTGTAAGAGAGGTCTCTTTGACACCTTTTATGAAAAAATCATTTGAATTAAAAGAGATCCCTTGTAACATAGCTAGCTATCTCTTATATATATTGACTAAATGAAATTTGTCTAAGATATTCAACCACATTCTCAATGAGGCTTGTACCCACTGTCTTAAATATGCAACAAGTAGTTCTGATATCATTCGACACCAGACCACTCTTACTCCAACTTTGTTTACTTTACCTACCACAAGTTCATTGTTTTGTTTACGCTTATACGAGTAAAGACAAGTTACACTCTCTCATCTACAGCTAAACAACCAAAATGTGTATCAGCAGCTCATCAATTTTATGATTAACAGGACAAGCGGTTTACAAGCACTAGGCACCTTATCGTTGCAAATACACTCGAAACGTTCAATACAGACAGATTCCAAAGTACACGAAAAAGAGCAAAAAAACAAAACACCAAAACATATCCATACATCTACAACTGAAATGTAAAGCTTCATGTTCTTGATGGGCAAACAAGGAGCCATGGCTCGGTTTTAGCCAATGATGCATGATTAGATCAAACTGGCACCAAGCTGTTGAATATACGTTTCAAGCTCGGGCATGCGGTCCGCAATCTCCCCATGCTCAGTGGGCTTATCTGTTGGTATTCcaaaaagaaaaagggttacaatgaAACTAACTAATAATCTTAACAAAGTGACATTTGCTTATATCAATACTATAAATTTCATTATGCAAGTCCCATATTTATTCCTGGATAAGATGGTAAAACGAATCGGGAACAGTTTCCGTCTGCTTTTGTCAGATTTAACAAAAGAATACACGCATATAAAGTATGATTACGAAACTATTTTATTAGAATAATACCAAAATATCATTAAATTGATGATAATAATAACAACATAGGATTTGATTCAATGACTTGCCTTTGGACAGAAGCGAACATCAAGAGTCTCGAGCATGTTGCAATGTGATATGGCAGATTCAACCACTTCTTCGCCAATATTGCAAGACTATTTGACACAGAACATACACAAAAAGTTGTTATGACAGATAGAAGTCAACATTTGATTAAATTAAGACAGAGAAAACaggaaattaatatatatatagagagagagagaggaaggttaacgtacattacggcttaacgtacatcacgtacgacaggtaattacgcacgttcattttaaaatcacgcacgttataactcaaaaatccaaaatcacacatgttgaaacacaataatcacgcatattgaaaacattaatcacgcatgttatagaacaaatcacgcacgttgttgtacgttaagcagtaatgtacgatatactttctctctctctctctctctctatatatatatatatatatatatatatatatagtttgtCTTTTCCCATTACAGAAGATATACATTTTGTCCACATGTTCGTCTAGTTTGTCACCATTGAGGGGCATTTTACTATGACTTGCATGACACGAATGCATACCTGCAAGAAGAGGGTAGTCAATCTTGGACACTCTAGCTTCAAACTTTCCAACGAGCAGCAGTTACTGAagtaataaacaaataatataaataaataaacatcttTAACATGATTTATGTCAATAAACCACAAATAAACAACACCAAAAAGCCATTACCTTAAATTGAGAAAACACAAATTAGAGCATGCCAAATCAACATCTTTTAAATTGGCAGATAACGAAAGATTCAACGATGAGAGATGAGAAAAACGCGCCAATCGAGGGATGATTACTTTCTTAGTATTAGGACAACCCACACAGTTGAGATTTTGTAGCAGAAGATGAGGCTGGCTGTCAATGTCAACGTCAAGGTTAAAATCATGGTCATTGGTCAAATTCCAGTTCATGTCATTCATGTTGACACATCCGTTCAAGTTGAGATGAGTTAAATGAGTACAGCAAGCAATAAGCTCTTGTATAGCAGAATGGCATAGAGTTCCGTACGATAAGTCCAACTCAAGGAGAGCGGGAAGAGCATCATCTTTGTATAAAGGTTCCAGTGATGAATCGGTAAGATACTTGCATGCTTGCAATTTTAAAACCTTTATGATTAAAAAAAGAATCAGTTTCGATCAATTTAGATACTAAAACTCGTTTGCATATACATATTAAtgcttttttattaattttaaacgttcagcgaacactttgtaaaccatttggcgggaagttcgtttgtgttcgttcgtttaataaatgaaagaacacgaacaagaaattttgttcgtttagttaaacgaacgaacatgattAGAGGTCACGTTCATTTTTTAAGTTCGTGAATGTGTAATGTGTTCGTTTGGGTTGGATAGTTCATTGGGGCTTTAATTTTTTATACtatatttaaatacttcaaagttTCCACTagtaaaatatttaataaatattggtgtattgtatttttttaaaatttaattttataaatttcaGATTAGTTTGCTATGGGTGGATCTACGTAATATTTGTGATGAAAGATGCTAATTTCATTCAAAATTCAATACATGTTCCTTTTtgttgtgttcgtttgtgtttatGAACGTTCGTTTGTGCTCTCATGAACGTTCGTTTGTGCTCATGAATGTTCGTTACCTAAATTTAACGAACAAATACAAACGAAAGCggacacgttcatttccttaatgaacaaacacTTATAGAAAATCTTGTtcagtaagtgttcatgaacacctaatttccttaacgaacgaacacgaacaagccTTACTGGTTACTCCAAGGCTTGGGTTAGACAGAGAATATAAAATAATGTATACTAGTAACAGCAAAAAGATTTTGAAATGACGTAAAAAATAGCAGTTATACCTTTAACTTCAAACAGGAATCGAAAACGGGCTGCAGGTCCAGCAAAAAGGTGTAGGAAAGATCCAGTAAAGTTAAATTCGGAAGGTAACGCAGAGACATGAGTCCATCGGAACCAATGGATGGGCATGACATCAATATTAATGACTCGATCAACGGGCATGAAGCTGTAGTAGTTGATAAGAAATCATCCTTTAATTGGCTGCAACAGAACGTTTAAAGTTAGTATCACATTTAACGAGAAGACAAAAAGTAGTGTAAAATAGTACAAGTTGAAAAACCTTGACTTTATCTAATTTTTAGAAATGCTAATAGATAACAAATGGGTTTATTATGGTTacaaaaaacaatattattacgATAAATTTTCTATAGAAAAAATTTACGAGGCTGTATACATTTAAAATAGATTGTGGGCGACATTAAACCCGTTTGACCAGTTTAAGTAAACGGAATAACTGACCTGCAAAATGAAGCATCGAGAGATTTTAATAAAGGGCAATTGATTAGTGACTGTGATAAAACACCGCATCCCTTCAGCTCAAGCTGGACCATACTTGGTGCATCAATATTGAGTACATTAAGTTTAGGACAGATTCCCAAATTAAGAGATGAAAGTCCAAcctaacaaagaaaaaaatgCATTTTATTTTCAACCAGATATCTCATACCGTTAAGATACTACAAATAATGTCATTTCACGGACTTCAGCGttatttctttttattattgCAAGTTGTAACTAGGACTTGATTTACATTACTCAAGCGTGTAGAAGCGAAGTTATTAATCAAAAACTACACGGACCGATTGAAAAACTATAAGTTAAGGTTTGAGGATAATTCAAGAGACAAGACGGTAAAAATGGGACTCACCAAATTTACAAATATATTCTTTTATCACTTTTCTATGAGCATCAAAAAACTGCTTCACTATttgttacataaataaaacaaggggaattggcctgtaataatcccacatagaccttattggccattaataatcccacctcagaatattccccccaccagtcccacctttcacctatttttcctacaatggtcccccgttaaaaaaaattaacggagttaagcttttttccaaattacaaacagatttttagggcttttgattagaacgacgatacgagtccattgatataaaacttgcctcgaaacggtgctccaaacgatgaaaattgtgcttcaattcgggtgtttaaatttccaattaaccaaaatcaagtcacttggagcaccatttcgaagtaagttttacatcaatggactcgtatcatcgttctgatcaaaagccctaaaaaatctatttgtaatttggaaaaaagcttaactccgttaagtttttttaacgggggaccattgtaggaaaaaaggtgaaaggtgggactggcgggggaaatattctgaggtgggattattaatagccaataaggtctaggtgagattattacaggctaATTCCCCATAAAACAATTCAAGTGAACATTAGATATTTTAAAATGTAATTTATTTAGTGCTATATctcaatttaattaattaaaaaataataattacatGACTATTTTTGTCAATATTAAACAGTTTAACTTCATCCAAGTATCTATGTATGCAAACAAAACGACAAATGCCATTTTTAAACCAATCAAATAAACAACTATTGTAATTGTTAACTAAGAAGTGGAAAGGAACAGTTTGCTagttttattttagtatgttaCAAGCTTAAAATAAAAGAATACCATTTGTGTTATTTATCAGGTATTGGTATGTTTATGCAATTTCTATTATATACTATTCATTAATTCAGTGGCCCGTGGGCATCATGTGAATCATAATCTTTTTATAAAGGCGAATGTGTGTACCATATACCATAACCGCTACGCTTTAAATACTTTTGCACTCAGTAAGATAGATACAACAAAAAATGATGTAAATGAAGCAAATAACAATGGACATTATGAAAGAGGCCTAAATCAATCATGAACTATGCAGTTAATGAGGTCCCAAATCAAATATCGGTCAAGGCCGATATTTGAGATGCAGGTTATCGCGGTGAGAtattggtaattttaatatcatgcagaatttataatatatatatatatacacacacacacacatatatagaaCATAACACATATATAATACTAatagtaacaataataataataatagtaataataataataataaaagtcaaaactcaaaagtgtgaaTATTTGAAACATGATCTAATCGTAAGCCATGGAATCTTCCTCTGAGTCCACATCAATCACAGAGCATCCAATATAATGGTCAATACCGCTGATAATATCGGAACGTATATTTTGTAAAGGGCCGATAACCGATATACAAAAACATAACTGGGAAACATGTGGATGTTGACTAAATTACTGAAAATATTGCAATGAAGCAGCATAAAGCCATAAACAAAAGAGATGTGTGATTTGTTTACTTACAGGACAAAAGGTTGCGTTTTCAAGATGATCACATCCATCCAAAGTGACTTGCTCAAGATTAGGGCAAGTGAGTTCAAGAGAAGTAATAGCACGGCAACCAGCAAACGAAAGACTTCTTACAGAACCGCTGCTAAAAACCACAGTCGTCAACCTCTGAACCAATAAACAAAATATCCAATAATcagttgtttgtttttttaacagCTATAAGTTATAAGCATCAGTAGTACATCACTAACCTCGCAGTTATCAAGAATTAAAGATTTAAGCAAGGGGCATCCGCATCCACTGCGATCACTAAAAACCTCAAATATGGAATTTGTCAGAGATTCACAATCTGTTAGGTCCACTTCTTGTAAACATTCACAGTGTAGCTCTAATGTCGTTAAGCTTTCCTGTTTCTGCAGAATTAATTGCTGCATACACCCAACGTAAAGCACATCTAAAATTAGGAACCCAATGAACCGAGATAATTATGATTTACGACATACTTGTAGTGAGCTTGATGTGATGTTGATTCTCTGGAGTAAAGGACAATTCGAGATTCTAATGGAAGATAATACCATGCTCCGTAAACTCACGTCCACAAGTCTGCAACCAGATCAATATCAGAAATTATTAAttctcacatgttgtcaaagatTAGAATGCCATATTCGTCcgtgaggtttggccagttttgcgactttcgtccaaaggtttgttttttccgcatctggatccaaaaggtttgaaatctggCCATTTTCACCCGGCTCGATAAGTCCATCCACTTTTCTCCGTTAAGACAGACAGGGGTATTTTCGTTTTTTTGTAAACTTAAGCGCATTTTCATCTTTTTTGAacacttgtacataaagtgaaaaagaccaaattgccctttaagttaacaaaagagaaaatacccctgacttaacggagaaaaatggaaggagttaacgagccggatgaaaatggcaagatttcaaaccttgtggatccagatgcggaaaaacaaacttttagacgaaaatcgcaaaactggccaaacctcaggggtGAAAAAGGCATCTTACTCGAGATTAaactaaaaatatattaataGTTCTCTTTATAATTGATGTTTTGATGTATAGTACTGTACTTGCGACAGTGTACGAGTCTGATATTTCGCAGGTGAGAAAGATCCAAGAAGACTGATGTCAATAAGCTGCAGTTATCGAGCTCCAAAACCTGTAGCGGGGATCATGAAAAACACTGAAAAGGGTAAATGGGAAAAAATGTTGGCTGTAAATTTTGAGAGGCAAAAAAAGACGGTTCAAACCTCCAACACATAACTATAAGATATAGCAGCTATAGAAGCAGAGGTAATGCCTTCACAACTATGAAGCTTGAGAACGGTCAGCATTGGCAGCCTTACAGACTAAAAAAATACCAATAAAGAAGGATTACGATTATGTAAATAATATCATACGAATAACTGTATAAACCCATAATAAATATATACCTCAAGTGAGATGTTTGGGCAGTAGGAGGCATTTAGAATATGAAGATTCTCACAAATCAGTGATATTTCACGTAATGTTTCATCACTAACACACGAACAGTTTGACATGTCTAAGGACTCCAAGAGCGGACATGATGTGGCTGCTGACCGTACTGCAGCATCTAGAAGCTTATGACAAGATGCTATATCGAGATCGCGTAAAAGAGGGCAGTTCAGGACAGCATGTGCCATGCTACTTCGCTTCAAGGATAAAGTCTCAAGTTCGGGACACctgtaaaagataaaaaaaaaattatttctaTAGCAAAACTTAGAGGTGTCAAAATGGCAGGCCATTCTATCATCTAAAGTGTTAGTTTTGCTATTTTTTTATTCACCCACTTTGGCATATTAGAGATAGAAAATAATCCAAATCAACCCGTTAATAAGTAAATACAATAAAAATCTATTTTCTTTAATAAAGCGATTTTGGAGGTTTTATGTATTCAAGTTACAGGTTCGGTGACTTTCAAAGTTCaaaccatttgacccgtttcctctccaatatttttatttttatttttaccctgTTGACCCGTAAGAGATAAAACATAACCTCACCAGGTCGTACTTCGtaaacgaacgttcatgaactgttcgtgaacttgttcagagggaagttcgtttatttaataaacaaacgaacgaacatgaagtTCATGAACACACGTTATGTTTGTTCAATTACGTTCAtttatttacatttgtttatgttcattcgtttaaatataaatacatattttatacaaattttaAACATAAAAGGAACTTTTAACTACTCATAAAAATATAACTAATTGGTAATCGGGCTATCTAATAATAAAAATGGGGTTTTCAATGGAATTAATGGTAATTaatcactaatttatataaaaagaTTACTTTATGTTTAGTCaattgtgttcatttatgttcatttgtgttgtttattgtttgttaaattatgtccgtttaagtttgtttgtttatgttcgtgaactgtttgtttgggttttgaacgaacgaacataaacaaacacaaacatgcGCATTTTTTCATAATAAACGAACatgaaaaaaaaatgtgtttgtgttcggttaaagttaaatgaacgaacacgaacatgcctctGTTTGTATTCGTTCTGTTCATTATTCGTAACAAATGGGTCAAACTTGCCACAGTCAGTAATGCAGCAATTTAGACCTCTTTTAAGCAGATACATCACCTGACAGAAATGCGGACCATGCGACATTTCACAATTTGAAGGTGTCTTAACCTATCATGGTATATGGGTATCTC
Coding sequences:
- the LOC110928876 gene encoding F-box/LRR-repeat protein 15; the encoded protein is MKIWCWLCFGEEEEHNNNNYKREVVMEKEGTLVINDVDEGKHEELGFCNFGGDDGENVQMQLGSLEEGSSNLDVGLNLGSSSLAAGSEMEGLDRGGHCKRPKVNSLAMEGDTPFVRVPAQESNPFGLSEEEYERMAAQYLQPVSDGEETDHLVDSTSCEVNEDDQVSAEINDCDNRMDLTDDLLHMVFSFLDHINLCKAAKVCKQWHTASAHEDFWWFLNFENRNISPQQFESMCSRYPNATRVNIKGAPAIHTLAMQSLSSLRNLAMLTLGKGQLGEPFFQALTDCTMLNSLTVIDAVLGNGHQEIPIYHDRLRHLQIVKCRMVRISVRCPELETLSLKRSSMAHAVLNCPLLRDLDIASCHKLLDAAVRSAATSCPLLESLDMSNCSCVSDETLREISLICENLHILNASYCPNISLESVRLPMLTVLKLHSCEGITSASIAAISYSYVLEVLELDNCSLLTSVFLDLSHLRNIRLVHCRKLVDVSLRSMVLSSIRISNCPLLQRINITSSSLQQLILQKQESLTTLELHCECLQEVDLTDCESLTNSIFEVFSDRSGCGCPLLKSLILDNCERLTTVVFSSGSVRSLSFAGCRAITSLELTCPNLEQVTLDGCDHLENATFCPVGLSSLNLGICPKLNVLNIDAPSMVQLELKGCGVLSQSLINCPLLKSLDASFCSQLKDDFLSTTTASCPLIESLILMSCPSIGSDGLMSLRYLPNLTLLDLSYTFLLDLQPVFDSCLKLKVLKLQACKYLTDSSLEPLYKDDALPALLELDLSYGTLCHSAIQELIACCTHLTHLNLNGCVNMNDMNWNLTNDHDFNLDVDIDSQPHLLLQNLNCVGCPNTKKVIIPRLARFSHLSSLNLSLSANLKDVDLACSNLCFLNLSNCCSLESLKLECPRLTTLFLQSCNIGEEVVESAISHCNMLETLDVRFCPKISPLSMGRLRTACPSLKRIFNSLVPV